TGTCATAGAGCATGTTGCCCCAGCTTGCCTGCGGCTGTGGAATGCCTGCTCCGATGAAGCTCATGGCCGCCTCAACAAGAATCGCGTCGGCACACACGAAGGTGACCTCAACGATCCAAGCTCCTATGACGTTCAACGCGATGTTTCTCCATAGGATTCGAAAACTGCTGGCACCAAGATTCGTCAACACCTGCACATAGTTCTCGTTCATGTTGGTCAGCGTCGCTGAACGAACTATTCGCGCGACCATCGGAATGAAAACGATGGACAGCGAAAGAATGACGCTTCTCATGCTCTGTCCAAATGCACCGATGAACACGATGGCAAACAGGATTGCGGGGAATGCCATCAAGCCATCGCAGAAGCGCATCAGCAGATACCCGAGTTTGGGATAATAGGCCGAATAGAGACCAACGATAAAGCCGATGATTCCCGCTATGGCAGCGGCAGAGATGCCGACCGTCAACGATGCCTTGCCCCCAAGAAGCACTCTGGTGAAGGTGTCTCTTCCAACATTGTCGGTTCCCATCGGGTGTTGTGCGCTGGGTGCGAGCAACATGTTGGCTGTGTTCGTTGTAGTTCCATCCATATGCCCTAGCCATGGCAGAAGAATGCAAGCAAGAGCAATCGCCACCAGAAGCACTCCACCCACGAGAGCGCTTGGCGAGGTCATGAGCACCCTCCATGTGGAAGAAGCCTTGAGCAGCCTTGATGACCTCGTATTGGCAACAACATTGACTTCGGCCATAATCAGAACGACCTTTCTCGTATTCTTGGGTCAACGACTGCATACAGGACATCCGTTATGAGATTGACGATGATGAAGACCAAGGCGACAAAAATCATGATTCCCTGAATCATCTGGTAATCGCGTCGGAGAATCGAGTTGACCACCAACTGGCCGATGCCTGGAACGTCAAACACTGTTTCGACGACAATGGCACCGGCTATCAGCTCGCCGAACGATTGACCGATGATCGTGAGAATCGGAATCGAGGAATTCTTGAATGCGTGCACCCAAAGCTGGCGTGAACGCGTCAGACCTTTCGCGGATGCAGTTCTCATATAGTCACTGCCCAGGGCATCAATCATGGAGGATCGGGTCATGCGTGAGATAATCGCGATTTGCAACGTCGCCACAGAGACTCCAGGAAGAATCAAATGACTGAAGTATCCTGCCAAATCCTCGTTTGGATTGACGAAACCACTTGCAGGAAGCAGCTTGAGCTGCAGCACGAACAGGATCATCAGCAGCAGCCCCGCCAGAAAGCTTGGCAGTGAGGTGGTCAGCGTGGCAAAGGCCAAGACGATTTTATCGGCTATTCTTCCATGCTTGTCGGCTGCCAACACTCCCAAAGGAATTGCTATGACGAGTGAAATGGCTTCACCAAACAAAGCGACCGACAACGTTGGAAAAATATGGGACAGAATCGTTGTCGTCACTTGCTCGCCAAGAATGTAGGAATATCCCAGATTGCCATGAACAATGTTGATCATCCACTGCCACAGTTGAACGGGCAGACTCTGATTGAGTCCCATCTGCTGCCTGATTGCTTCAACCTGCGCCTGCGTGGCATCATTCCCAGCAACGACTCGTGCAGGATCGCCGCCGCTGAGGTGGGACAGTACAAACGCAATTATGCCAACGATGAATAACACAGGTATTGCGGAAAGCAATCGTTTCCCAACATATCTCCCCATACATCACTCCCTCGCTACTGCACTATGATGAACCTGCTCACAGCTTCAGATTGAAGCGAGCACGTCATCAAGCACCATGAGTCCTTTATCTACGTCATCGACAGTGGAATTCAATGGCGCGGCAAATCTCACCGCATCATGATCAGCACCGCAGCCCAGCAGAAGCAGCCCCTTGTCCAAGGCACGGTGAGACACTTCGTGGAAGACTTCAGCACCGCTCATGCCATCTTTCGAACCGAATTCAATGGCCAGCATCATGCCGACACCGCGAACATCGGCGATCCACGGGTATTTCTTCTGCAATTCAAGCAGCTTCGATTTGAAGTATTCCCCTAATTGCGCGGCATGTTCGACGATGTTGTGCTCTTCAAATTCGTCAAGCACTGCCAGACCTGCGGCACCTGCAACAGGATTGCCTCCAAACGTCCCTCCATGCATGCCTGGACGCCAGGTCTGCATGATGTTCTCTGTGGAGATCACTGCACTCATGGGAAAACCACCAGCGATGGCCTTGCCAACGGTCATGATGTCTGGAACAACCCCCGAATGCATGCTCGCAAACATCTTGCCCGTGCGGCCATAGCCGGACTGGATCTCGTCAAAGACGAGCATGATGCCATGCTTGGTGCAGATGTCGCGCAACCCTTTCAGGAAGCTTGGATCAGGAACCACATAGCCACCCTCGCCCTGAACCGGTTCCACATAGATGCATGCGACTTCATCGGGCGAAACGCAGTATTTGAAGAGCCGTTCAATTTCGCCAAGGCACCAGTCGGCACGCTGCTTCGCGTCGTAACCAGATGGGCATAAGTCCTTGGAAGGATAGGGCGTGAAATATACGCCACCCATCAGAGGCTCAATCCCCTTGCGATAGAAGGAATTTGAGGCGGTGATGCTGATTGCTCCAACGGTGCGGCCATGGAATGAACCTTTGAACGCTATCACCGCAGGACGTTTGGTGACGACACGAGCCAATTTGATGGCAGCGTCCGTTGCCTCTGCGCCACCATTGGCGAACAGAATCGAATTGAGGTCGCCAGGCGTGAATTGAGCAATCCGCTTGGCAAGCTTCAACGTCGTTGGATAGTTCACGACATTGAACGAAGCGGTTATCAGCTTATCGATCTGAGCCTTTGCCGCAGCGACAACCCTGGGGTGAGCATGACCGAGCGCATTCACCGCTATGCCCTGAACCCAATCGATATATCGCTTGCCCTTCACATCGGTCAGATACATCCCCTTGCCGGATTCAGCGACCAGGGTTGTCGCCTTCGAAAGTGCGGGGCTGAGAAATTGTTCATAGTCTTCAAATGTGATTGTTGAATCATCGAGTTCGTTGGACATATGAATGCGCTTCTTCCTGAATATGTTGTGGATTGATGCCTGTAAGACGCATTGTTCATGAGGGCGGAAGAATCAACAATGGATAATTCAGCACATACTGGTCAGTTGTTGGACATTGTGTCCTATCGGGACTTATGTAACACAATGACGAAATGTCATGAAGTGCCCACATTTTAGCTGCGATTACGGCTATTGCAGGCCTAGCAACCACGTAGGCATCGCTGTGACGCAACATTGTGAGCACCTCTGAACCAATATGAAGTTAACGTGATGTTGACATTTCTTCGTCACGCATGAACGAGCATGCTATCCACACTTTCACGCGTGCCGACTCATTCGCGAAATCCAGGCCAAGCAGTGATTCGAGCTTGCTCATTCGATTTTCGACGGTATGGCGGTGGACGGCGAGCCTTTTGGCAGCGGCTCCAACGTTGAATGCGGTGTAGAGCAGCTCCCTGAGCGTACGCATGAGCTGATTTTTCTCGTTCGTTGGCAGACTCCTCACCAGAGCGAACAGTTCAGAGGAATACGCTGCAGCGATCTCAGGACTCACCAGCTCATGTGGAGACAGGTCAATAATCGAATCATGGCTACCGATTCTTTTCATGCACAGGTCTTTCAGAGCGAGCTGAAAAGCATCTGGAGCTTCTGAAAAGGCCTTGATTGCGGCCGTGCCATAGAGGATTCGCTTTGAATTCGCAAGCAGGGCGCGAATGCGTTCGCTCTGGTCGACGGGAACAAGAATCCAGTAATAGTCGTGGAACTTCCCGAACAGCGCTCCATCGTCGGCTATGTCATCTGAAACGCTTGACGTGAAGTCGCTCTGCGTTGATTGTGGGTCTATGCAGAGTAGGGTCATCGGGAATGATACGGCATTCTTATGGAGCTCGTGGAAAAGCAATGACGCGAGATCCACGTTGCCACCGGCCAACTGTTCAACAGCGAGATTGCCGATGCGCATTCTTCTCTTGCGCTCTTCGATCCGAGACGGCAGACTCCAGGCCAGTGCATCGGCAGCGGAGATACCCACTGCTCGAGCTATGCTGCTATCGCTATTGCCTTGAGACGATACGATAACCGTTCCCAATCGTTGTCTGCCGTCCTCAACGATACAGAGATAATATCGGTTTCTTCCTTTTGATATGCAGAAACACGTCTTTGCACTGTTGCTATGCTGTTCCTCCTGCTGAATCATCAGCAGGGAAAGGTGCATGGCCTGCTGGGACTTGCTTGCATCGGAAATCGAAACGATGCCTCCCTTGGGATTGACGAAAGCCGACCATCCATGTGCCCTTCTTGCGCTTTCCCTGACGACTGACTCGATGACATTCTCGCTATCTGTCGCACGGAACAGTTCGCGCTGCACGCTATACATGACGCGCTGGATGCCTTCGCTTTCCTCAGCCTGCCGATGCAGCACGGTCTTTACAATTTCGGAAAAGTTCACCTCTTCAGGTACTTCGAACAGCATGATATGGTATTCCATCGCCGCCTGAAGCATGGCTTTGGGAATCGTTGGATGCTTCATCTTGAGGCCAAAGCCGATGGCAATGACTCCGGCGTGAGCGAGCGTGGACATATACTCTAACCACAAGGTCTCGTACGCATGCTGAACATCGTCCACATCGGCGGGCAGGCCGAGCTTGCGCAAGTCACGTTTCAGCAAGGAAATGTCGTTGGCATTCTGCATGCTCTCCAAAGGAAAGTTCGTAGAACAGGTAAGCAGAATCTCACCTTGTTCGGCAAAGCTGGCCGCGTTGATCACATCAGTCGGATGTACCCAAATAATCCCCTGCTCCATGGCATTGTTCCCACCGTCATATGCCACTGTTAAGTGTAATTCTGGTACATCAAGTAGTTGTCTGCAAGTAAATACCATAATTCAATGATTGCCAGAATCGATATCCGTTTCATTGCTTGAAGGTTAAAGGCAGATTATATTTTTTCCGCTCATAGCTCGTCTTGATGAATCACCTGTTCGTTGGATAAAGCCGAGCGACGGAGTTTCCATGACAGTCCCGAGTAAGGTGACCATGTAGTGTGGCCATCTGCTGATGGCTTGTGATCAGGCTGTGCAGTGTAGTCATGCTGAGAAGTTATGCCGTGAATTCACGACGTAGGGCAATTGAAAAGAGAAACAATGGTTTGGCATACCGGCAAGAACTTTGACGGGACTATGGAGAGCACTTCACAACGATTCGCACAGGCCTCGGAAACATCCGGGGCGGACAACACTCGCGTCATCACACCCACAGAACCCGTGGCCTCCGAGCCCGGGCCCGAGATAACGGCAGTCCTGCCGCCGAGCGACAACGTTCCACTGAATCGCAACGATGCACTCGACAGTCATTCGTTCGATCAGCGGCCGTGGTCGAAGCTGGCCATAGCATCCTTGATCTTAGGCTTGGTTTCGTTGCCTTTCGGCTTCTCCGCTTCGACGGCTTCATTCTCGGCGTTCATGGCGCTCGTTGGGTTCGTTCTTGGCATCGTGGGGCTTGTGCTCATGCTCCGTAGGAAAAACAGGTACAGCACTCTTCTGGCAAAGCTTGCAATCATTCTGTGTCTGGTAATGGTGATCATTGCTTCTATGAACACTGCACCATCCACATCCACCACAGCTCAGACATCGACTTCAGCGAGCGCAGACGCCTCCAGATCAGCCCAGATTGCAGCGTCGGAAAAAGCAGCTCAGAAGGCAGAAAAGCTAGAAGCAGAGAAGGAACAAGCGGAGAAGCTTGACGAAGCAAAAAGCACTCTGACATCGAAGATTAACGAAGCCCGTGCTCTGCTTGATTCCTCGAACAACAATGTTGCGGATCCACAGACCCGCACTAACCTGACCGATGCCATCGATAAGGCGACTGCGACGAACTCAGACGATCCAGCACAGTACAATGATGCGCTTCAGCCTTTGCAGTCGGCGATGAATGCCGTCAATGGCAGCGTCGAACAGAAGAAACAGAATGATGCGGCAGCGCAGGCGGCACAGGCGGCGGCAGCAGCTCAGGCGAAGGCAGATGCTGATGCGGCAGCGCAAGCATCTGCACAAGCACAAGAGCAAGCGCCCGCACAGGCACAGGCTCCGGCTCCAGCAGATCCAGCTCCGCAGCAGCAATCCTCCAGAATAGTTAATGGCGGAGCGTTTTGTTCCCCAGAAGGTGCTACCGGACTCTCCACCGCAGGCAACACGCTCACATGCAAAATCGCTTCTGATGGAAGACTCCGTTGGAAGAAGTAATCCAATCTCCCTGGATTCAGAGGATTGAACTGAACTCTCCTCAAGCAAGAAATTACTTCACTAGGAAAGTACACGAATCAAGACCTTCTTATCGATAAAGAATTCTTTGCTATCACAGTTCAAATCATTGGGATTGCAAGATCTTTGCTCAAGCTCACTTGAGCTGAAGAATTCATTGTGATCTGCGTTGATGCTTCGCTTTCTGGCACTTGTTTCATTCCTACGGATGTTGAAACGAACCGGCACACCTCGTATATTGTGGTGCATGGATATTTTCATGATTCTCTTTTGGGTTGGACTCGTAGTCACGATCATCGGCGTGCTGATACTCGTGATGGGCGGAGTTTCCTTCCAAATGCGTGCGCTGTCAAACAAGAAGCCTTGGAACGGGCACACGCGCCCATTGCTGGGCTACGGCCTACTCACCTTCATCGTTGGCATCGGTATCTTCCTGCCTGGAATAATCCACTTGTACAATATGGCGTGATACAACACAGCCCCGCTTCGGCGGGGCTTCTTCTTGAATATGGATTGGGAGTACCCAGTCGGCATTTGGCTCGCATCTCGTTGGTGTGAGCCAAATATTTTATGATTCTTACCATGGCATTCCCAAAAGCTCGAGAAACTCTAATTCTTGGGATATATCTTTAATCCATATCCTTTCACTTTCCCCTGCTTATCCGCATGCATCTTGGTCTTAAGCAGATTCCATGCCCTGTTATCGTGGCCAGATTTGAGGTAGTGGTTACCTATCGGTCTGGCAAGCATATCGGCACTTCATAGGGAGAACGTTCCTAACCACTTGATCCGAAAGCCCTTGAATGATACTTTGTCCAATTTGAACAGTTATTTTGTCAGGGTAGGACTGGGTATTGAAAGAATTCTTTAGTTCGTTCTCTTTATTTCTTGTAGTTTCCACTCTCAACGCTGTCTTCCAGATAATCTCAGGGAGCGTCTCCATACCACAGTGGGCGCGCTTGAGTTTGAAGTTGAAGCCTAGGTGCCCCGCGATGGTTAGAGGTCACTAGATCATCTACTGAGGTTGTGCAGCACGGCACAGAAAAGTTTCTGGATGTATTCTTGGCGTTGAGAAGAGCGAAAGGCTGAATCATGGTAAATCAGGTACTGGGAGCATATTTAATAGGAGCAGTAATCGGGATATTACTGTTCATTCTTTGGTTGGTATTTCTGTATTTCTTCCTGAGCGCTGTAATTCGGCGTGGCATCGACACGTCAGTTCTCAGGGATCAGACCGACGAGCTTGAAGAATATCACCGTAACATGCTTTCGCTTGAATCGCAGAAGCTCGAGCTACTGAAGTATCGGGAGAATCCTTCTGTGCCGCAAGGAACCATTTCATATGCACCAAGTCAGCAGGCTCAGTAAGAGTCTTGCGTGGCAGTGAAAGGTGAGCGCTTGGAATCATTGGAGTCGCTGGCTTTTCTCGTTCGGATCTAGCAGCTTGACGGCTTCTGGTGTGAAACGCACGACGGGAGTTGAACCCGCGTAATTAGGTTAGAAAGCTATCGGCATCCAACGATGTTTCGGAAACTTGCTGATTTTGCTTCATCTTGAACCCAGTCATTCTTATTTCTGAGCTTATTTAGTGAGCAATACTATATATATGAACTTCGGCGCACTGTCAATACTTGGCTAGTTCATATATGTGATAGCTAGATTTATGCGATAACTAGATGTATTCGAGCGCTTTTTCGACCGAAAGTGTCAACAATGTTGCAGTCTATATACGAGTTCACCCGAAGGAACATGGAGTATCGCAAAAAGACCTCTTTGAGGTCATCGAATCTGCAACAGGCCACGGATCTAAGGGCTTTGTATCCGAACGTAAAAACGGACACTTTGCTTGATCAATCACGGAACTCGACATTATTGCCGATTTGATAGGCTGCACGAATTCGTTTGGGCTCATTCACGAGGTCGCAACTCACCAGTGAGCACAAAGAGTATTGCAGAATAATCATTAATTGTACTTTTTTATACATTTCGTATATCTTTTCAATCAGTATCGTTGCTGAGAGGAAAGAGAATTGATGCAAGCCAAGTTGATTGCTGTCATGGTTTCGCTTGTGGCCGTTCTCGCTCTGAGCGCCTGCGGGTCTACCCCGGATACGAGCACGGCTCAGGGAACGCCGGACACGACATCTCCCAGTTCAAGCATCGAGCCAGCGGCTCCTCTTGATCTGACCGGCACATGGGCATCCAAGAGCGATGATGCGTCGGACACGACCATGCAGGCGACCGTCAAGGACTCGACCATCGAAATCAACTGGGTGACACCAGACTCCACCTCGCTCTACTGGACGGGAAGCTACGAAGCGCCGACCGAGGCCACCGACACTTATTCCTGGACATCGCAGGGCGATACCGAGACCATGTCGTCCGCCTTGCTCGCCTCGCAGGACTCCACCAAGGACTTCACATACGAGAACGGAGAGCTCACCTTCGAGACCAGCGCCCTGGGAGCCACGAAGACGATACGTCTGCATCGTAATTAGATTAGAGAGAGAAAAACATGACAGACGCGCCAACACCCCAGCCCGCCCCGCTTCCCCCTTCGTTGGATTATCCGCCGCCCCAGCAGCCAGTACCCAACTCTGCGAAAAGTGGTTTTACCGTCACAGGGGCGCTCGCTGTCATCAGCATTGTCATATCGGTCATTGCTATCGTCGTAGCACTGAGCGTTTATGTCATCTTGAACAGATCCATAGCCGATACGCATACAAATCTAGCCGCCGCTTCATCCCATGCTGAATCATGTGACGAAGAACCATCAGGCGACGATGTGCCGTCTCCCGAACCAGAAATCAGCGACGCTGGGAAAATCGGTGACACCCAAGAAAACAATGGGATCACGATGAAGCTGTTAGAAGTTGGAGACTCTTCAACTATCAGCTATGACACCTGCGGTGATGGATGCAGCAGCAGAAAATATGCCCCAAAAGAGCCGGAAGCGGGTACGAAGTACTGGGTGGCGCGAGTAGAGATAACCAATTCCGGAAAGAAGTCCATAGATCTCACATGTGGTTATCCATTATCAATCAACGCGATAAGCGCAGAACAGCAGGAATACGACCGTGTAGACTCTCTTTACCAGGTCGAGGGAAACCCTGGATGCAGCTCGTCCCTCCAGCCTGAAATGACAGCCCAAGTCGCATACCCATTCATGATCCCAGCCGATACGCACATAGTTGGCATAGTTTGGCGCGGCGTTGACCCAGAGTCGTCAACGCAGTCTGAGGAAAGCTACTTCATTACAGATGACGACTACAAACTGTCCCGGTAGGCCATAGTCGTCTGCGCTCTCCAGCTCTGAGTTCGCCCATACATCCGCGAACGCCCTCGACATTACCGAAAGTATGCGTTTGCATCGTGATTAGAAAGAAGAGAACATGACAGACTCACCCACACCCCAGCCCGTCCAGCCGCCCTCCCCCGAGGGTTTTCAGCCGGTTCAGACATTCCACCCGCCGGAAAGGGCGTGACCGTTTCAGGGATCATTGCTCTCGTGCTCGGTATACTGAGTCTGCTTATCTGCTACATTCCCATTCTTAACAACGGGTCGGTGATACTTGGTGCCATAGGCGCGGTGCTTGGCATCGTGGCCGTTATCGCTACGCGCGCCAAGGGCAAGCGATCTGGCAGGATCATCGCCATCCTCGGTCTGGCACTTTCCGCAATCTCCATCATCGTCGCGCTAACCGTCCAGGCAGCGCTCAGCAAAGCAATCGACGACGCGTTCACCGGACCCACCGCGAGCGAGACCGCGTCAGGCAAGGCCAGCGAAGCGGGCAACAAGGAAACCGGGAAAGAGTCTGAAACGGCATTCGACGAGGCATACCTCACACACGGCCACATCAAGATCGCTGGCCTCACCAAGGCAGGCAACGACTACGACGGCAAACCCACCGTCATCGCCACCTACGAATGGACCAACACCGGCGACGACACCATGTTCATGACAGCCTTCAACACCAAGGCCTTCCAGAACGGGGCAAGCCTCAATCTTGCTATCTACCTCGATCATCCTGAAGGATACGACGCAAACGCAAGCATGACGACCCTCAAAAAAGGCACCACGCAGACCGTGACCGTCGCCTACGTCCTCACCGACGAGACCAGCCCCGTCACCATAGAAGCATCAGACTTCATCGGAGGAGACACCAAGATAGCCAAAGAATTCACCCTATAGCCGCGAGAGCTCCAAGCATTCCCATCAACCGTGCGTCTGCAGCGTGGTTAAATGAATTTTTGAGTGCGCAGCGTTCTTTGACGCCTGCATTGGAGGCCCCAGATTACCATTTCCTACCTCAGGTGCTGAGAATTTAGTACAAATTCGTGCCCTATGGATTTACAACATTACGAGAATATCTACCAACGTTCTCAAACATAATGAAGCGATATACTTGCTTCATATTCCGATAAAGAGTTAGGGAATGCATTAATTTCGATTCAAAAAATGTTGATGCCGTTCTGTGACAGTCATTGTGTTTGTCGGAGCAGGAAACTTTACAGTTTCAAAGAAGGGGACTGGATATATGAGTGAAGATGATTTCCCTTATGAAGGGAAAGAAGAGACAGAAAACGAAGAAACTCCATATTTGACTTTTGACGTAACAACATATCCTTCAGATTTGACGTTCCAAGTACTAGTTGACATGTGGAAATCGAAAGACATTATTATTCCCGAGTATCAAAGAAATTTTGTCTGGAACCAGAAACAAGCGTCACTCCTGATCGATTCCTTCTTGACGGGGCTACCGGTTCCTCAGCTCTTTTTTTACCGTGATGGGAATGATCAGTACCAGGTCATTGACGGGCAACAAAGACTGACAAGTATCATTTATTATATGGAAGGGTATTTTGGTCCAGAAAAGCCAAATGGCACCCGTAAGACCTTCAGACTAAGCGGCCTCGATGAGAAAGCACCCTGGTCAGGAAAATCATACCTTGAGTTAGCCCCCAAGTACCAGAGAAGACTCAGATCGAGCGTCATCAGGGTAATGAATGTTCAACAACTCAAACCTGGCAACGATGGTTCGAGTGCCTACTACATTTTCCAAAGACTGAACACAGGCGGCACACGCTTGAGCAGTCAGGAAATTCGAAACGTCGTATATCGCGGTCCATTCAATGATGGGCTCAAGGCACTCAACCGAGACAAAAACTGGAGAAAGCTTATAGGAAAATCTGACGAAGACAGGCGGCAAAAAGATACAGAACTTATATTACGAATCTTTGCACTTTCGTTTTATCGATCGGACTATAAAAAGCCACTGACAGAATTTTTGAACAAGAGCATTTCATCCAATAAAAATTCTTCAAGTTCTTCCACATTTGATTTCGATTTTCTGTTCCAGCGAGCTACAAAGATGGCCTATGAAACCTTCGGTGAAAAAGCCTTCTTCCCTCGCGGAAGACTGAATGTCGCGACCCTTGATTCGGTTATGTCTGTCCTAATTCGGAACTATGACGAATTGGATTTGCCTAACCTTTCACACAACTGGAAGCAACTGCAATTAGACGAAAAATTTATCGAAAGAACCACGACCAACACCACGGATGAAAAAACCGTACAGCTTCGTATACGCAGTGTTTTGAAATATCTGAGCAGCAAGCCTTATGAAGATGACGATTATGTATCAGCACGCTGAAACCGCCATTAAAGGCCTAAGAGTTGCATACCCATCAATAAAAGATCCCGCTCAACGAATCGCTTTTACCGGCATGGTAGTTGTTGCCGCAACCACGTCTTATGAAATCGAAATTCATGAAGCACTACTAAATTTTATCGATTCAAAACACAACGCCGTTCTTAGCACCTTCGCTCGAGAACAGTGGAATCAAATGAATGGACACATCTCTTATCCCGAACTAACGACCGGGTATTTAAAATACCTCGGAAATCAGTACTGTGACTATTTTAAGAATCTCAGCAGTTCCCAGGACAAAGCACAAACTGCAAACGGGCATCACATCATTAACAGTTATGCACAGGTAATACGAAATCGAAATAGTTTCGTTCATGGTGGGATGGAACATACATCAAATCTTACTTTCGAGGAGGCAATCAAATATTACAAAGAGGGGAAGTATGTGATTCAGTGGTTCAGCAATACACTGAAACACACCTTCGCCGAAAACAGTGAAGAGTAATCATTTCAACTCGAATTTCCTCTGCACGTCGCGCTCCACGAAGCACCTTGTAGAAACCTTTATCCCCCGTCGATGTAAGGGATTCATTCACGCTCGATAGCACAGTGAAGGTCACCATGGAATTCAGTCTGAACAGCCTAAAATTCTTGTCAGATGCTCAGCGCCGATGGAGCTTTTCGTTGTCTGCAAGCGCTGAAAAGATCTTGACTTTGTTAGGCACTTTCTACCTGTTATCAGTTTATTTATATAGCTCTTTGAGCTTTTGAACGTGGTCTGAATGCAAAGTGCGGGCTTGAGATAACTTTTCTTCGTATTCGTTCAGCGGTGCATCATCTGTAGTTATTCCGTTATCAACGTATTGTTGCCAGTATTGCAGGACATCAGGATCCCAATAGTTTTCTTCGGTCTTCCCACTCTGTCGAAGTTCGAGTTCCGTTGGAATTTGTGTTGTTTGAATTTCAGGCAACAGATCATTCTTTTTGATTGTTCTGCCCTTGTTAAGATGTTTGATCAGTTCGTTGAGCAACTGAACGATGCTTGAATAGTGGTCTTTTGCGAGCGTGATGTTCGCGCCATTATCGAGAGTTACAGCATAGCGATTATCGTCAATGCACTGGGGTATTTCGCTGTGCTGAACGGACATGATTTGATATTCTTCTGCTGTTTTGGTTGCCCATCCTGCCCCTGCCTCAAACATTGCGAAATCTGAATCTAAGAAGTTTGTGGACGTTACATACAGAACCAGAGCATTATGCTGGGTGAGGTTTAACCGTATTTGTTCATTTAGCGCTGTCGTATTCTTAGACAGGCTTGATTTATCTCTTGAAGAGGTGTAAAAGAATTCTTCCTCGGAAGCCCCGATGTGTCGCATATACTCATATATGAAATCAGACAGGCGCCTATCCCTACTCGCGTGCGATATGAAGATGATGTAGTCCTCTTTCGCGTGCAGTTTAGTTTCT
This Bifidobacterium sp. WK041_4_12 DNA region includes the following protein-coding sequences:
- a CDS encoding HEPN domain-containing protein encodes the protein MTIMYQHAETAIKGLRVAYPSIKDPAQRIAFTGMVVVAATTSYEIEIHEALLNFIDSKHNAVLSTFAREQWNQMNGHISYPELTTGYLKYLGNQYCDYFKNLSSSQDKAQTANGHHIINSYAQVIRNRNSFVHGGMEHTSNLTFEEAIKYYKEGKYVIQWFSNTLKHTFAENSEE